A genomic region of Bacteroidales bacterium contains the following coding sequences:
- a CDS encoding bifunctional metallophosphatase/5'-nucleotidase: MKKILIVISIILLIVCCKKDNLDNNDTVKDLTIFFVNDVHGQIDNFSKVKHIIDKEKQETNVIVTCAGDIFSGNPIVDIYSPKGYPIIHIMNTIGFNIMAIGNHEFDYGESIFEDRMQQADFPWICANVGMGNTGIPKPPEYKTITVDGLKITFLGLLETNGKDDAVIPSTHPWKIQNLIFERPENIVSQYSNLKEQEQSDLYIALTHLGIYEYDERFDDFKLASQFPYFDLIIGGHTNQLSDTVVNNIPVLMAGKYLNYLGKTEIKVKNKAIESIHTELIDLNTYQNYDVDLKTVIDEYNNSMPFLDDVIGYSHLNHEKYNIGCFYTDAFREYMNVDVAFQNVGGVRAGLDEGDITKREIYEISPFNNGTVIYSMSTAEIKTFLIESDQGFYYSGIQIEQVGENIEIKDTSGNIIPDNTILSIGINDYIPAVYDNCFPANGNTQILTAAETLIAYLETINNQVNYPVCNCYFKYLD; the protein is encoded by the coding sequence ATGAAAAAAATATTAATTGTTATCTCAATTATTTTATTGATTGTCTGTTGTAAAAAAGATAATCTTGATAATAATGACACAGTTAAAGACTTAACAATATTTTTTGTCAATGATGTTCACGGACAAATAGATAATTTTTCAAAAGTGAAGCATATTATTGATAAGGAGAAACAAGAAACAAATGTTATAGTTACATGTGCCGGAGATATTTTTTCCGGAAATCCGATTGTTGATATTTATTCTCCGAAAGGATATCCGATAATACACATTATGAATACAATCGGTTTTAATATAATGGCAATAGGAAATCATGAGTTTGACTACGGAGAATCAATTTTTGAGGACAGAATGCAACAAGCTGATTTTCCTTGGATTTGTGCTAATGTTGGCATGGGAAATACCGGTATTCCGAAACCTCCTGAATACAAAACAATTACTGTTGACGGTTTAAAGATTACATTTCTCGGTTTGCTTGAAACCAACGGCAAAGATGATGCTGTTATCCCTTCCACCCATCCTTGGAAAATTCAAAATTTAATTTTTGAAAGACCTGAAAATATTGTTTCTCAATATTCAAATCTAAAAGAACAAGAACAGTCAGATTTATATATTGCTTTAACTCATCTCGGCATATACGAGTATGATGAAAGATTTGATGATTTTAAATTAGCCTCACAATTTCCTTATTTTGATTTAATAATCGGCGGACACACAAATCAATTATCAGATACTGTTGTTAATAATATTCCTGTACTTATGGCAGGCAAATATCTTAACTACTTGGGAAAAACCGAGATAAAAGTAAAAAACAAAGCAATTGAATCCATTCATACTGAATTAATTGATTTAAACACATATCAAAATTATGATGTCGATTTAAAAACCGTGATTGACGAATATAATAACAGCATGCCTTTTTTAGATGATGTTATAGGATACTCACATCTAAATCATGAAAAGTATAATATCGGATGTTTTTATACTGATGCTTTCAGAGAATATATGAATGTTGATGTTGCTTTTCAAAATGTCGGCGGTGTTCGAGCCGGTTTGGATGAAGGCGATATAACAAAAAGAGAAATCTATGAAATTTCCCCGTTTAACAATGGTACGGTAATTTACAGTATGTCAACAGCAGAAATTAAAACCTTTTTGATTGAATCCGATCAAGGATTTTATTATTCCGGAATTCAAATTGAACAAGTTGGTGAAAACATTGAAATAAAAGATACAAGCGGAAATATTATTCCGGATAATACTATATTATCAATCGGAATTAATGATTATATCCCGGCTGTTTACGACAACTGTTTTCCGGCAAACGGAAATACTCAAATCTTAACGGCTGCCGAAACCCTTATTGCCTATCTGGAAACAATAAACAATCAGGTAAATTATCCGGTTTGTAATTGTTATTTTAAATATTTAGACTGA
- a CDS encoding T9SS type A sorting domain-containing protein codes for MNTTVKWALIAITLLISFGTYAQVPSDSIYYNRLFYVCKVWGHVKYYHTETANGSVYWDDELLNAVSGIKNAPDNISFNDSLMLMLNNAGEMGISSDTLPDIPDSLNNNSDYTWIQNPVFSESVKAILDTIRVRFRPQSNVYVYEAWPGGNPTFYTDNWYYSGANYPTENKRILALFRYWNIINYFFPYKYITDQNWDTTLVEFIPQIIETPDELSYSLIFKRLTTRTNDSHAFFYSPTYWNWLGNKYPPFLARFIENEMVITKVLPQITEVNVGDIIKEIDGENIYNLRDSLREYAHGSNDVIIERELNNIIMQGDYGSFSITVDDGSNIHTESLNRNSSNYSQLNSNTSPVWKDTTINENCNFGIVDMGRLEVNDIENMFNDLWDTDAVIFDIRNYPNGTLWDIVDYLYTSYIHIANFTTPDITYPGRLYWQQEHIGTGTPNPYSGNLVILFDERTQSQAEYTCMGLEQFPDAIKIGSTTAAADGNVAMMYLPGNIYTYATFLGTYYPDYTPTQRVGIIPDFEVHPTILGIRAGQDEVMDFALNCDFVNVKKIGTTGNVKLYPNPAKDEIRYDLANDNPILFELFDIQGRKLKTININSPSGRIDISELKSGVYIIKIFTNKSSQTKLIIKN; via the coding sequence ATGAATACAACTGTTAAGTGGGCTTTAATTGCAATAACATTACTAATATCATTTGGGACATATGCACAAGTCCCTTCCGACAGCATTTATTACAACAGACTGTTTTATGTATGTAAAGTATGGGGGCATGTAAAATATTACCATACAGAAACAGCAAACGGAAGTGTATACTGGGATGATGAATTATTAAATGCTGTCAGCGGTATAAAAAATGCTCCTGACAATATTTCATTTAATGATTCTTTAATGCTGATGTTAAACAATGCCGGTGAAATGGGAATAAGTTCTGATACATTGCCGGATATTCCTGACAGTTTAAATAACAATAGTGATTATACATGGATTCAAAACCCCGTATTTTCAGAGTCGGTAAAAGCAATACTTGACACAATTAGAGTTAGATTCAGGCCACAAAGCAATGTTTATGTTTATGAAGCATGGCCGGGCGGAAATCCGACTTTTTATACGGATAATTGGTATTATTCAGGAGCAAATTATCCTACAGAGAATAAAAGAATTTTAGCACTGTTCAGATATTGGAATATTATAAATTATTTTTTTCCGTATAAATATATAACGGATCAAAATTGGGACACTACTTTAGTTGAATTTATACCGCAAATTATTGAAACTCCTGACGAATTATCATACAGTCTGATTTTTAAGAGATTAACTACCAGAACAAATGATTCTCATGCATTTTTTTATAGTCCGACCTATTGGAACTGGTTAGGAAATAAATATCCTCCTTTCCTTGCAAGATTTATTGAAAACGAAATGGTAATCACCAAAGTGTTACCACAAATAACTGAGGTTAATGTTGGAGATATTATAAAGGAAATTGACGGGGAGAATATTTATAATTTAAGAGATAGTTTAAGAGAATACGCTCATGGCTCTAATGACGTAATTATTGAAAGAGAATTAAATAATATAATTATGCAAGGAGATTATGGAAGTTTTTCAATTACCGTGGATGATGGCAGTAATATTCATACAGAGTCATTAAACAGAAACAGTTCAAATTATAGTCAATTAAATTCAAATACAAGCCCGGTTTGGAAAGATACAACAATAAATGAAAATTGCAATTTTGGAATTGTAGATATGGGAAGACTTGAAGTAAATGATATTGAAAATATGTTTAATGATTTGTGGGATACTGATGCTGTTATTTTTGATATAAGGAATTATCCTAACGGTACGCTATGGGATATAGTTGATTATTTATACACCTCATATATTCATATTGCAAATTTTACAACTCCTGATATCACTTATCCTGGTAGATTATATTGGCAGCAAGAGCATATAGGTACCGGAACACCAAACCCATATTCAGGTAACTTGGTAATATTATTTGATGAAAGAACGCAAAGTCAGGCAGAATATACATGCATGGGTTTAGAACAGTTTCCTGATGCAATTAAAATAGGAAGCACAACTGCTGCTGCTGACGGGAATGTTGCAATGATGTATTTACCGGGAAACATATACACATATGCTACATTTTTGGGGACTTATTATCCTGATTATACACCAACTCAAAGAGTGGGTATAATTCCGGATTTTGAAGTTCATCCTACGATACTCGGAATTAGGGCAGGGCAAGACGAAGTGATGGATTTTGCACTAAATTGCGATTTTGTCAATGTTAAAAAAATCGGAACCACCGGAAACGTAAAATTATATCCTAATCCTGCAAAAGACGAAATAAGATATGACTTAGCAAATGATAATCCGATTTTATTTGAATTATTTGACATACAAGGCCGCAAACTCAAAACAATAAATATTAATTCACCTTCCGGAAGAATTGACATTTCTGAACTTAAGAGTGGTGTATATATTATAAAAATTTTTACAAATAAGAGTTCGCAAACTAAATTAATAATCAAGAATTAA
- a CDS encoding T9SS type A sorting domain-containing protein, with the protein MQQNKTIDLSDFESGIYIISIQTDRKIFTRKVVKE; encoded by the coding sequence ATACAACAAAATAAAACAATTGATTTATCTGATTTCGAGAGTGGTATTTACATTATCAGCATTCAAACAGATAGAAAAATATTTACAAGAAAAGTTGTGAAAGAATAA
- a CDS encoding right-handed parallel beta-helix repeat-containing protein yields the protein MKSLTLISGCLIISMLSYSQAIEFVPKDTVYIGAERAVKSPSEYFAEKRENVYVLIDEGTYYLENEIFVSGKFIIIEGKGLVNFYCKVLYSNVMWISGENIVVKNIRMKHFEPGGIEGQNCSGRVLAFDNANNITVESCDLNGCGLAGLHDNMGNSNIFIKNNYIHNNSVGAYTDINGGVWLEAVDDHPVFTFENNRIENNGTDRIKEED from the coding sequence ATGAAGTCATTAACATTAATTTCCGGTTGTTTGATTATAAGTATGTTGTCTTATTCACAGGCAATAGAGTTTGTACCGAAAGATACTGTTTACATTGGGGCTGAAAGAGCCGTTAAATCACCGTCTGAATATTTTGCTGAAAAGCGCGAAAATGTATATGTACTGATTGATGAAGGTACATATTATTTGGAAAATGAAATTTTTGTCAGCGGAAAATTTATTATTATTGAAGGGAAAGGTCTAGTAAATTTCTATTGTAAGGTATTATACAGTAATGTAATGTGGATAAGCGGCGAAAATATTGTTGTAAAAAATATTCGAATGAAGCATTTTGAACCGGGAGGAATCGAAGGTCAAAATTGTTCAGGCAGAGTATTAGCGTTTGATAATGCAAACAATATAACCGTAGAGAGCTGCGATTTAAACGGATGCGGACTTGCAGGTTTACATGACAACATGGGCAACTCTAATATCTTTATTAAAAATAATTATATTCATAATAATTCTGTAGGAGCATATACTGACATAAACGGTGGTGTATGGTTAGAAGCCGTTGACGACCACCCGGTTTTTACATTTGAGAATAATCGAATAGAAAATAATGGTACGGACAGAATTAAAGAAGAAGATTAG